The following coding sequences lie in one Desulfovibrio legallii genomic window:
- a CDS encoding ExbD/TolR family protein has product MGANVGGGNKFVSDINVTPFVDVMLVLLIIFMVATPMMSQGLDVDLPQTKQVEVLPTDADHMVLTVRNDGKIYLDEYAVDSMEDLEGYLQRLVKEKNKTLFLQADKAVPYGTVVEVMGHIKAVGIEKLGVIAEKPDEAASAGGNRNQGGRRSR; this is encoded by the coding sequence ATGGGCGCGAACGTGGGCGGCGGCAACAAATTTGTTTCGGACATCAACGTCACTCCCTTTGTGGACGTGATGCTGGTGCTGCTCATCATCTTTATGGTGGCCACCCCCATGATGAGCCAGGGGCTGGACGTGGATCTGCCCCAGACCAAGCAGGTGGAGGTTCTGCCCACCGACGCGGACCACATGGTGCTTACCGTGCGCAATGACGGCAAAATCTATCTGGACGAATACGCCGTGGACAGCATGGAGGATCTGGAAGGCTACCTGCAGCGTCTGGTCAAGGAAAAGAACAAAACCCTCTTCCTCCAGGCGGACAAGGCCGTGCCCTACGGCACGGTGGTAGAGGTTATGGGGCACATCAAGGCTGTGGGCATTGAAAAACTGGGCGTCATCGCCGAAAAGCCCGACGAAGCAGCCTCCGCCGGCGGCAACCGCAATCAGGGCGGCCGCCGCTCCAGGTAA